Proteins from a genomic interval of Marmoricola sp. OAE513:
- a CDS encoding ABC transporter ATP-binding protein, which produces MTPDQPLKALWQRYRNYRGRFVAAVGASVVNKVADVVPELLIGAAVDVVVRADDSWIGGVLGVESRYAQLAWLAGINVVIWIIESASEYVAAVLWRGLAQGVEHDLRVEAYDHAQHLDMAWHESRSQGSTLATLNDDVNQLERFLDVGAPSILQTALNVLLVGAVFAASSWSLLLFAFLPIPIIIVGSFLFQRRLEPLYDRVRDAVADLSGALAANLAGIGTIKAFTAEDREAARIAEVSSAYRQANTDAIRSSAAFVPLVRMAILAGFTCTLLLGGWSVLRGDLEIGLYSVLVFMTQRLLWPLTDIAEVLDLYQRGRASTTRILTLLAVPISVSAGTVSVPRPVRGRLEVRGVTAGYSDGPDVLRDIDLVVPAGETHAIVGSTGSGKSTLLRLILRFDDPRSGAVLLDGHHVRDLDWNSLRGSMGYVAQDVYLFAGSIADNIAYGRPDATAEQIAQAADAAAARDFIDALPDGFDTWVGERGVTLSGGQRQRLALARALLRDPAVVVLDEATSAVDNETEAAIQRSLQRATAQRTTVVVAHRLSTVKRAHRIWVMDQGVITESGTHDELLALDGAYAGLWRVQTGDAGLVG; this is translated from the coding sequence ATGACCCCCGACCAACCGCTCAAGGCCCTGTGGCAGCGCTACCGCAACTACCGCGGTCGGTTCGTCGCCGCGGTGGGCGCCTCGGTGGTCAACAAGGTCGCCGACGTGGTCCCCGAGCTGCTGATCGGCGCGGCGGTCGACGTCGTCGTCCGGGCTGACGACTCGTGGATCGGCGGCGTGCTCGGCGTCGAGTCCCGCTACGCGCAGCTCGCCTGGCTCGCCGGAATCAACGTCGTCATCTGGATCATCGAGTCCGCCTCGGAGTACGTCGCCGCCGTCCTCTGGCGCGGCCTGGCCCAAGGGGTCGAGCACGACCTGCGCGTCGAGGCCTACGACCACGCGCAGCACCTCGACATGGCGTGGCACGAGTCCCGCTCACAGGGTTCGACGCTCGCCACCCTGAACGACGACGTGAACCAGCTCGAGCGGTTCCTCGACGTCGGTGCACCGTCGATCCTGCAGACCGCCCTCAACGTGCTGCTCGTCGGCGCGGTCTTCGCAGCGTCGTCGTGGAGCCTGCTGCTGTTCGCGTTCCTGCCGATCCCGATCATCATCGTCGGGTCCTTCCTGTTCCAGCGGCGGCTCGAGCCGCTCTACGACCGGGTCCGCGACGCCGTCGCCGACCTGTCCGGCGCACTGGCGGCCAATTTGGCGGGCATCGGCACCATCAAGGCGTTCACCGCCGAGGACCGGGAGGCCGCACGCATCGCCGAGGTCTCCTCGGCGTACCGGCAGGCCAACACCGACGCCATCCGCTCCTCGGCAGCCTTCGTCCCGCTCGTGCGGATGGCGATCCTGGCCGGCTTCACCTGCACCCTCCTGCTCGGCGGCTGGTCGGTGCTGCGCGGCGACCTCGAGATCGGGCTCTACTCGGTCCTGGTCTTCATGACCCAGCGCCTGCTCTGGCCGCTGACCGACATCGCCGAGGTGCTCGACCTCTACCAGCGCGGCCGCGCCTCCACGACCCGCATCCTCACGCTGCTCGCCGTCCCGATCTCCGTCAGCGCGGGAACGGTGTCGGTCCCGCGGCCGGTGCGCGGGCGCCTCGAGGTGCGCGGCGTCACCGCCGGCTACAGCGACGGTCCGGACGTGCTGCGCGACATAGACCTGGTGGTCCCGGCCGGCGAGACGCACGCCATCGTCGGCTCGACGGGGTCGGGGAAGTCCACCCTCCTGCGCCTGATCCTGCGGTTCGACGACCCGCGCAGCGGTGCGGTGCTGCTGGACGGGCACCACGTCCGCGACCTCGACTGGAACTCCCTGCGCGGCTCGATGGGGTACGTCGCTCAGGACGTCTACCTGTTCGCCGGTTCGATCGCGGACAACATCGCCTACGGCCGTCCCGACGCGACTGCCGAGCAGATCGCACAGGCCGCCGACGCCGCCGCGGCCCGGGACTTCATCGACGCCCTGCCGGACGGCTTCGACACCTGGGTCGGCGAGCGAGGCGTGACCCTGTCGGGCGGTCAGCGCCAGCGGCTCGCCCTGGCGCGTGCCCTGCTCCGCGACCCCGCCGTGGTCGTCCTCGACGAGGCGACCAGTGCGGTCGACAACGAGACCGAGGCCGCGATCCAGCGCTCGCTGCAGCGGGCGACCGCCCAGCGCACCACGGTCGTCGTGGCACACCGGCTCTCGACGGTCAAGCGCGCCCACCGGATCTGGGTGATGGACCAGGGCGTGATCACCGAGTCCGGGACGCACGACGAGCTGCTCGCGCTCGACGGCGCGTACGCCGGCCTCTGGAGGGTGCAGACGGGCGACGCCGGTCTCGTCGGCTGA
- a CDS encoding siderophore-interacting protein, giving the protein MTTAETLPFLLAELETLSAERISPSFVRVVLGSPDLAGYGIEGPRYDQRIKLIFPVPGQKRPDSYDEGSLETWWALPEEERGHMRTYTIRDVLGSGRETRFVVDIVVHEDGLAGPGGAWALAAEPGDRVTVMAPRRGVAYGGIEFAPPQLNRLLLVGDETALPAIASILADLDGSAAGRVFVEVPDAGDITDLAAPSGVELLWLPRGHADPGSRLIPAVRTHFGLEPDTSWVDPSEIDPDLWETPTWSSSGAEIAEGAHADGPLADLYAWIAGESRMVTTLRRALVNEVGVDRSQVLFMGYWRKGVAMKS; this is encoded by the coding sequence ATGACGACCGCAGAGACGCTTCCGTTCCTGCTCGCCGAGCTCGAGACGCTGAGCGCCGAAAGGATCTCACCCTCCTTCGTCCGCGTGGTGCTCGGCAGCCCCGACCTGGCCGGCTACGGCATCGAGGGGCCGCGCTACGACCAGCGGATCAAGCTGATCTTCCCGGTGCCGGGCCAGAAGCGGCCGGACTCCTACGACGAGGGATCGCTGGAGACCTGGTGGGCGCTGCCGGAGGAGGAGCGCGGCCACATGCGTACGTACACGATCCGTGACGTGCTCGGCAGCGGGCGCGAGACCCGCTTCGTCGTCGACATCGTCGTGCACGAGGACGGGCTCGCGGGTCCGGGTGGCGCCTGGGCGCTGGCGGCCGAGCCGGGCGACCGGGTCACCGTCATGGCCCCGCGCAGGGGAGTGGCGTACGGCGGGATCGAGTTCGCGCCACCGCAGCTGAACCGGCTGCTGCTGGTCGGCGACGAGACCGCGCTGCCGGCGATCGCCAGCATCCTGGCCGACCTCGACGGCTCGGCCGCGGGGCGGGTGTTCGTCGAGGTGCCCGACGCCGGCGACATCACCGACCTGGCCGCGCCTTCGGGGGTCGAGCTGCTGTGGCTTCCGCGCGGGCACGCGGACCCCGGCTCGCGGTTGATCCCGGCCGTCCGGACCCACTTCGGGCTGGAGCCGGACACGAGCTGGGTGGACCCCTCCGAGATCGACCCCGACCTGTGGGAGACGCCCACCTGGTCGTCCTCCGGGGCGGAGATCGCGGAGGGCGCCCACGCCGATGGTCCGCTGGCCGACCTGTACGCGTGGATCGCGGGCGAGTCGCGGATGGTCACCACGTTGCGGCGCGCCCTGGTCAACGAGGTCGGCGTGGACCGGTCCCAGGTGCTGTTCATGGGCTACTGGCGCAAGGGCGTCGCGATGAAGTCGTGA
- a CDS encoding putative quinol monooxygenase translates to MYFIVAKFQTKPEWTDRWMDLVADFTAATRAEPGNLFFDWSRSVENENEFVVVEGFTDDGAGPHVASEHFKAAMAAMPQALASTPQIISKQVDGDGFAPMGELSVD, encoded by the coding sequence ATGTACTTCATCGTCGCCAAGTTCCAGACCAAGCCCGAGTGGACCGACCGGTGGATGGACCTGGTCGCGGACTTCACCGCGGCGACCCGCGCCGAACCCGGGAACCTCTTCTTCGACTGGTCGCGCAGCGTCGAGAACGAGAACGAGTTCGTCGTGGTCGAGGGGTTCACCGACGACGGTGCCGGCCCCCACGTCGCCAGCGAGCACTTCAAGGCCGCGATGGCCGCGATGCCCCAGGCGCTCGCCTCCACCCCGCAGATCATCAGCAAGCAGGTCGACGGCGACGGTTTCGCGCCCATGGGGGAACTCTCGGTCGACTGA
- a CDS encoding ATP-binding cassette domain-containing protein produces the protein MISATGLVKRYKDVEALSGLDLTVPEGKVLGLLGPNGAGKTTAVRILATLLKPDGGEATVAGVDVRKDPEGVRSRIGLSGQYAAVDEHLTGFENLEMVGRLYGLGRTKSRERARELLERFDLTDAGDRPSKTYSGGMRRRLDLAGALVAAPPVLILDEPTTGLDPRSRAQMWDVIRELVAQGATLLLTTQYLEEADRLADDIVVIDHGRQIARGTADELKSQTGGERIEAVLAEAADREAAVRVLSEVAVGEVKVDDNGRTITAAVSGGAASLGTVLTGLAASSIDVLDIGLRRPTLDDVFLTLTGRPAEDADSADTNAGPAPKEDA, from the coding sequence ATGATCAGCGCGACCGGACTGGTGAAGCGCTACAAGGACGTCGAGGCCCTGTCCGGCCTCGACCTGACCGTCCCCGAGGGCAAGGTGCTCGGCCTGCTGGGGCCGAACGGTGCCGGGAAGACGACAGCGGTGCGGATCCTCGCCACGCTGCTGAAGCCCGACGGCGGCGAGGCCACCGTGGCCGGGGTCGACGTGCGGAAGGACCCGGAAGGGGTGCGGTCCCGGATCGGTCTCTCGGGCCAGTACGCCGCGGTCGACGAGCACCTGACCGGCTTCGAGAACCTGGAGATGGTCGGACGCCTCTACGGACTGGGCCGGACGAAGTCCCGTGAGCGAGCCCGCGAGCTGCTCGAGCGCTTCGACCTGACCGATGCCGGCGACCGGCCGTCGAAGACCTACTCGGGCGGCATGCGCCGCCGCCTCGACCTGGCCGGTGCGCTGGTCGCGGCGCCGCCGGTGCTGATCCTCGACGAGCCGACCACGGGTCTGGACCCGCGCAGCCGGGCGCAGATGTGGGACGTCATCCGCGAGCTCGTGGCCCAGGGCGCGACCCTGCTGCTCACCACCCAGTACCTCGAGGAGGCCGACCGGCTCGCCGACGACATCGTCGTCATCGACCACGGGCGGCAGATCGCCCGCGGTACTGCTGACGAGCTCAAGTCGCAGACCGGCGGCGAGCGGATCGAGGCGGTCCTGGCCGAGGCCGCCGACCGTGAAGCCGCTGTGCGCGTCCTCAGTGAGGTGGCCGTGGGCGAGGTCAAGGTCGACGACAACGGCCGCACGATCACCGCAGCAGTCTCGGGCGGCGCGGCCTCGTTGGGCACGGTGCTCACCGGTCTCGCGGCTTCGAGCATCGACGTGCTCGACATCGGCCTGCGCCGCCCGACGCTGGACGATGTCTTCCTGACCCTGACCGGGCGACCGGCCGAGGACGCCGACAGCGCGGATACGAACGCCGGCCCAGCCCCGAAGGAGGACGCATGA
- a CDS encoding ABC transporter permease — translation MRTATRALTDGWVITKRNLIKIKRVPEVLVFVLISPIMFVLLFAYVFGGAIDPGAGVGYKEFLIGGIFAQTVVFGATFTGAGLAEDMQKGIIDRFRSLPMSPAAVLVGRTTSDVVYNILSLIIMALTGLLVGWRIREGALDALAGFGLLLLFAYAISWVMAWVGLMVPSVEVINNASFIVIMPLTFVSNAFVPLESFSGGLRTVVEWNPVSALTQAARELFGNTGNVPTPDSWPLEHSVLYTVLWVIGILLVFVPLSVRQYRLASLK, via the coding sequence ATGAGGACCGCGACACGCGCCCTGACCGACGGCTGGGTGATCACCAAGCGCAACCTGATCAAGATCAAGCGGGTGCCCGAGGTCCTGGTCTTCGTGCTGATCTCGCCGATCATGTTCGTGCTGCTCTTCGCCTACGTCTTCGGTGGGGCCATCGATCCCGGTGCCGGCGTGGGCTACAAGGAGTTCCTGATCGGCGGCATCTTCGCGCAGACGGTCGTGTTCGGAGCGACCTTCACCGGCGCCGGGCTCGCCGAGGACATGCAGAAGGGCATCATCGACCGCTTCCGGTCGCTGCCGATGTCGCCTGCGGCTGTGCTCGTCGGGCGGACCACCTCGGACGTCGTCTACAACATCCTGTCGCTGATCATCATGGCGCTGACCGGACTGCTCGTGGGGTGGAGGATCCGTGAAGGCGCGCTCGACGCCCTGGCTGGTTTCGGTCTGCTGCTGCTGTTCGCCTACGCGATCAGCTGGGTGATGGCCTGGGTCGGCCTGATGGTCCCGAGCGTCGAGGTGATCAACAACGCCTCGTTCATCGTCATCATGCCGCTGACCTTCGTGTCGAACGCGTTCGTCCCGCTGGAGTCGTTCTCGGGCGGGCTGCGCACGGTGGTCGAGTGGAACCCGGTGTCGGCGCTGACCCAAGCGGCGCGTGAGCTGTTCGGCAACACCGGCAACGTCCCGACACCGGACTCGTGGCCGTTGGAGCACTCGGTGCTGTACACCGTGCTCTGGGTGATCGGGATCCTGCTGGTGTTCGTGCCGCTCTCGGTACGGCAGTACCGGCTGGCCTCGCTCAAGTAG
- a CDS encoding thioesterase family protein, whose protein sequence is MTGATFDCEIQARFRDINVGGHVDNVEAVRVIDEARIQFFMFAEVHGEGSAPGLLHRKPAGIVDLMGAQRVDYHAEMRFVPFAPFLVRMWICHVGRTSFTVATEMRVAADHPPALVAQSTFVFWDRSTGASWPINDEVRADLEAFIGPEVGLRG, encoded by the coding sequence ATGACCGGTGCGACGTTCGACTGCGAGATCCAGGCCCGCTTCCGCGACATCAACGTCGGCGGACACGTCGACAACGTCGAGGCGGTGCGGGTGATCGACGAGGCTCGGATCCAGTTCTTCATGTTCGCCGAGGTGCACGGCGAGGGCTCGGCACCCGGACTGCTGCACCGCAAGCCGGCCGGCATCGTCGACCTCATGGGGGCCCAGCGCGTCGACTACCACGCAGAGATGCGGTTCGTCCCCTTCGCGCCGTTCCTGGTGCGGATGTGGATCTGCCACGTGGGCCGGACCTCGTTCACGGTCGCCACGGAGATGCGGGTCGCAGCCGACCACCCGCCGGCACTGGTCGCGCAGTCGACGTTCGTGTTCTGGGACCGCAGCACCGGCGCGTCCTGGCCGATCAACGACGAGGTGCGGGCCGACCTCGAGGCGTTCATCGGCCCCGAGGTCGGCCTGCGCGGCTGA
- a CDS encoding NADPH:quinone oxidoreductase family protein: MRALQVNQHGDPLDVLSVNEVDPPEVGPGEVLIKVSAGALNFNDILRAQGGLVSVPKPPPFTLGMDVAGVVEAAGEGAESWVGKRVVAVSKDAFGGIAEYTTAPTAGVFEAPESLDDIEAAAFLLPFHTSYLALVTRGALKAGETVLVISGASGLGTASIQIAKALGATVLATVSSPEKAELVRSLGADLVIDHTTEDFAEAVLQATDDLGADVVADLAGGDFVGKSWTCVARGGRYLPVGFTDDDQNGMTGRPLRMASIGNFSIVGVLGAFVDQIDPGMRRFGFNPFTRAEGDEVHAALVELLASGSIKPHVGRVVSIDEAAAALDDHFRRRAIGRTVVRID, from the coding sequence ATGCGCGCGCTGCAGGTGAACCAGCACGGCGACCCTCTCGACGTCCTGTCGGTCAACGAGGTTGACCCGCCCGAAGTCGGGCCGGGCGAGGTGCTGATCAAGGTGAGCGCCGGCGCCCTCAACTTCAACGACATCCTGCGCGCGCAGGGTGGGCTGGTCTCGGTCCCCAAGCCGCCCCCGTTCACCCTCGGCATGGATGTCGCGGGCGTCGTCGAGGCAGCCGGCGAGGGGGCGGAGTCCTGGGTCGGCAAACGCGTGGTCGCGGTGTCCAAGGACGCGTTCGGCGGGATAGCGGAGTACACCACCGCCCCGACCGCCGGCGTCTTCGAGGCACCGGAGTCGCTCGACGACATCGAGGCCGCCGCGTTCCTGCTCCCCTTCCACACCAGCTACCTGGCCCTGGTCACCCGCGGCGCGCTGAAGGCGGGCGAGACAGTCCTGGTCATCTCGGGCGCCTCAGGCCTCGGGACCGCCTCGATCCAGATCGCCAAGGCTCTCGGCGCCACCGTGCTCGCCACCGTCAGCTCGCCGGAGAAGGCCGAGCTCGTCCGCAGCCTCGGCGCCGACCTGGTCATCGACCACACGACCGAGGACTTCGCCGAGGCGGTGCTGCAGGCGACCGACGACCTCGGCGCGGACGTGGTCGCCGACCTCGCCGGCGGAGACTTCGTCGGCAAGTCCTGGACCTGCGTCGCCCGCGGCGGTCGCTACCTGCCCGTCGGCTTCACCGACGACGACCAGAACGGCATGACCGGCCGCCCGCTGCGGATGGCCAGCATCGGTAACTTCTCGATCGTTGGTGTGCTCGGCGCGTTCGTCGACCAGATCGACCCGGGGATGCGCCGGTTCGGTTTCAACCCGTTCACCCGCGCCGAGGGCGACGAGGTGCACGCGGCCCTGGTCGAGCTGCTGGCATCGGGGTCGATCAAGCCGCACGTCGGCCGGGTCGTCAGCATCGACGAAGCGGCCGCTGCCCTCGACGACCACTTCCGGCGCCGGGCCATCGGGCGGACCGTCGTACGGATCGACTGA
- a CDS encoding TetR family transcriptional regulator codes for MAVKEPGTRERKRTETQQRIAETAARLASERGIAETTVDDIAASAGIGRATFFRYYDSKELAIATGLSGAGAYVLAGIIADMPADLGPLDAVRAAQAVLGEHFEEQRGMFLEQAELSRSSSVLFAWTLHLYVDWETAIADAVAPRFGPLAEEDPRPRMLGALTMAATRLACDVWVADGGRGDLPALIQQYLGFVQIDPTHRGAS; via the coding sequence ATGGCAGTCAAGGAACCGGGGACCCGCGAGCGCAAGCGGACCGAGACGCAGCAGCGGATCGCCGAGACTGCCGCGCGCCTGGCGTCCGAGCGTGGCATCGCCGAGACCACGGTCGACGACATCGCTGCCTCCGCCGGCATCGGCCGCGCCACGTTCTTCCGCTACTACGACTCCAAGGAACTCGCGATCGCGACCGGGCTCTCCGGAGCCGGGGCCTACGTGCTCGCCGGGATCATCGCCGACATGCCGGCAGACCTCGGCCCGCTCGACGCCGTGCGCGCGGCGCAGGCGGTCCTGGGGGAGCACTTCGAGGAGCAGCGCGGGATGTTCCTCGAGCAGGCCGAGCTCTCCCGGTCGTCCTCGGTGCTGTTCGCCTGGACCCTGCACCTGTACGTCGACTGGGAGACCGCGATCGCCGACGCCGTCGCGCCCCGGTTCGGTCCGCTCGCCGAGGAGGACCCGCGCCCGCGGATGCTCGGTGCCCTGACCATGGCTGCGACCCGGTTGGCGTGCGACGTCTGGGTCGCCGACGGCGGCCGCGGCGACCTGCCCGCCCTCATCCAGCAGTACCTAGGTTTCGTCCAGATCGACCCCACTCACCGAGGAGCGTCATGA
- a CDS encoding sulfotransferase: protein MTNAASTPRETTATHRDRLVAAAIEAAGADDFGADTWQEGLDIYIESLVDSAQLNEIGVGVADDGIVADLANRLRIEAWRKEHPAVGEQEIRQPIIIVGQPRTGTTILLDLMAQDPANRAPLTWEVERPVPAPQTATYTTDPRIEEAQAQFDLVNSFIPGFSSFHELGAQLAQECVRIFTGDFKSMQHSLQFEVPAYNRWLLHEADMSDGYRYHRRFLQHLQSEHHAQRWLLKSPQHLWTLPELMAEYPDAIVIQNHRDPLKVIASISALGASLREMTTEHFEVTRLAEQYGEDIILGLDRALEARSNKVFDTGQGGRVLDIRYQDIRHDLVGAIGRIYDQLGWDLTAEAESRMRAFLDAHPGDQGGSLKRYTWAQTGLNEGELRERAKAYQDYFDVESEPLD, encoded by the coding sequence ATGACCAACGCCGCCAGCACCCCCCGCGAGACGACAGCGACCCACCGCGACCGCCTGGTCGCCGCCGCGATCGAGGCGGCGGGGGCCGACGACTTCGGCGCAGACACCTGGCAGGAGGGGCTCGACATCTACATCGAGTCGCTCGTCGACAGCGCGCAGCTCAACGAGATCGGCGTCGGGGTCGCCGACGACGGGATCGTCGCCGACCTGGCCAACCGGCTCCGGATCGAGGCGTGGCGGAAGGAGCACCCCGCGGTCGGTGAGCAGGAGATCCGGCAGCCGATCATCATCGTCGGCCAGCCACGCACCGGAACGACGATCTTGCTCGACCTGATGGCGCAGGACCCGGCCAACCGGGCCCCGCTGACCTGGGAGGTCGAGCGCCCGGTGCCGGCGCCGCAGACCGCGACGTACACGACCGACCCGCGGATCGAGGAGGCCCAGGCCCAGTTCGACCTGGTGAACTCCTTCATCCCCGGCTTCTCCTCCTTCCACGAGCTGGGTGCCCAGCTCGCCCAGGAGTGCGTGCGCATCTTCACCGGTGACTTCAAGTCCATGCAGCACTCGCTGCAGTTCGAGGTGCCGGCGTACAACCGGTGGCTGCTGCACGAGGCCGACATGAGCGACGGCTACCGCTACCACCGGCGCTTCCTGCAGCACCTGCAGTCCGAGCACCACGCGCAGCGCTGGTTGCTCAAGTCGCCGCAGCACCTGTGGACGCTGCCCGAGCTGATGGCCGAGTACCCCGACGCGATCGTGATCCAGAACCACCGGGACCCGCTCAAGGTGATCGCCTCGATCAGCGCTCTGGGGGCATCCCTGCGGGAGATGACCACCGAGCACTTCGAGGTCACCCGGCTGGCCGAGCAGTACGGCGAGGACATCATCCTCGGTCTCGACCGGGCGCTCGAGGCGCGCAGCAACAAAGTCTTCGACACCGGTCAGGGCGGTCGCGTCCTCGACATCCGGTACCAGGACATCCGCCACGACCTCGTCGGCGCGATCGGCCGGATCTACGACCAGCTCGGTTGGGACCTCACGGCGGAGGCCGAGTCCCGGATGCGCGCCTTCCTCGACGCTCACCCGGGCGACCAGGGCGGCAGCCTCAAGCGCTACACGTGGGCGCAGACCGGGCTGAACGAGGGGGAGCTGCGCGAGCGCGCGAAGGCGTACCAGGACTACTTCGACGTGGAGTCCGAGCCGCTGGACTAG
- a CDS encoding DUF3263 domain-containing protein has translation MPGLTDHQRAILDFERQWWRSGGGKALEIESQLELTPVAYYRELNEVIDLPAALEHDPTLVRRLQRARALRRRRRSTASFRLAHLPG, from the coding sequence ATGCCCGGACTGACCGATCACCAGCGTGCGATCCTCGACTTCGAGCGACAGTGGTGGCGCTCGGGCGGCGGCAAGGCCCTCGAGATCGAGAGCCAGCTCGAGCTGACCCCGGTCGCGTACTACCGCGAGCTCAACGAGGTCATCGACCTGCCGGCCGCGCTCGAGCACGATCCCACGCTGGTGCGCCGCCTCCAGCGCGCTCGCGCCCTGCGCCGACGGCGGCGCTCGACCGCCTCCTTTCGCCTCGCCCACCTCCCTGGCTGA
- a CDS encoding glutamine synthetase III: MTGNNVRLQAIKDVEAYVPPTPIHPEDTPGDIFGENVFSVSVMQRRLPKTVFKSVLATIERSEPLDPLVADAVASAMKDWAMEKGATHYAHVFYPLTGLTAEKHDSFLDPVGDGTALASFSGKTLIQGEPDASSFPNGGLRNTFEARGYTGWDVMSPAYVLENPNGNTLCIPTVFISMTGEALDHKTPVLRSQQAMAVHAERVLRLFGHEDPDRIVAYCGPEQEYFLVDSHFFLARPDLLNAGRTLFGAKPPKGQEFDDHYFGAIPERVLGFMMETERELFKLGIPAKTRHNEVAPGQFEVAPMFERANEASDHQQLLMTIFKQVAQKHGMECLFHEKPFAGVNGSGKHVNFSIGNSELGSLLVPGATPHDNAQFLVFCAAVIRAVHLYGGLLRVSVASASNDHRLGANEAPPAIVSIFLGDQLADVFDQIAKGGATRSKESGTLTIGVDTLPDLTKDPGDRNRTSPFAFTGNRFEFRAAGSQQTVAAPMVVINTIMAEALDYCATQLETAVAAGTDFNEAVQTLLATIVADHGAVIFNGNGYSDEWPIEAEQRGLKNLRTTVDALPELISPEAIELFGKYAVFNEREMHSRYEIGLEQYILTVGVEANLTLEIGTTTILPAAIRYQTELAANVAALKAAGLEADLSTLQAVSAPLADLRAGLATLAELIGHEHGDDALATATKIRDEVLPAMNAVRAAADTLETLVADDLWSLPTYQEMLYIL; this comes from the coding sequence TTGACCGGAAACAACGTTCGTCTGCAGGCCATCAAGGACGTCGAGGCCTACGTGCCGCCGACGCCGATCCACCCCGAGGACACCCCGGGTGACATCTTCGGCGAGAACGTCTTCAGCGTCTCGGTGATGCAGCGCCGTCTTCCCAAGACCGTGTTCAAGTCGGTGCTCGCCACCATCGAGCGCTCCGAGCCTCTGGACCCGCTGGTCGCCGACGCCGTCGCGAGCGCGATGAAGGACTGGGCGATGGAGAAGGGCGCGACCCACTACGCGCACGTCTTCTACCCGTTGACCGGCCTGACCGCGGAGAAGCACGACTCCTTCCTGGACCCGGTCGGCGACGGCACGGCGCTGGCATCGTTCTCCGGCAAGACCCTGATCCAGGGCGAGCCGGACGCGTCCAGCTTCCCCAACGGCGGCCTGCGCAACACCTTCGAGGCGCGCGGCTACACCGGCTGGGACGTGATGAGCCCGGCGTACGTGCTGGAGAACCCGAACGGCAACACGCTGTGCATCCCGACGGTCTTCATCTCGATGACCGGCGAGGCGCTGGACCACAAGACGCCCGTGCTGCGCTCGCAGCAGGCGATGGCTGTCCACGCCGAGCGCGTGCTGCGGCTCTTCGGTCACGAGGACCCGGACCGGATCGTCGCCTACTGCGGTCCCGAGCAGGAGTACTTCCTGGTCGACAGCCACTTCTTCCTGGCGCGCCCCGACCTGCTCAACGCCGGTCGGACCCTCTTCGGCGCCAAGCCGCCGAAGGGCCAGGAGTTCGACGACCACTACTTCGGTGCGATCCCCGAGCGCGTCCTCGGCTTCATGATGGAGACCGAGCGGGAGCTCTTCAAGCTCGGCATCCCGGCCAAGACGCGTCACAACGAGGTAGCACCGGGTCAGTTCGAGGTGGCGCCGATGTTCGAGCGGGCGAACGAGGCCAGTGACCACCAGCAGCTCCTGATGACGATCTTCAAGCAGGTCGCGCAGAAGCACGGCATGGAGTGCCTGTTCCACGAGAAGCCGTTCGCCGGCGTCAACGGATCGGGCAAGCACGTCAACTTCTCGATCGGCAACTCCGAGCTCGGCAGCCTGCTCGTGCCGGGGGCGACCCCGCACGACAACGCCCAGTTCCTGGTCTTCTGCGCAGCGGTCATCCGCGCCGTCCACCTGTACGGCGGTCTCCTGCGCGTCTCGGTGGCCTCGGCCTCCAACGACCACCGTCTCGGCGCCAACGAGGCCCCGCCGGCGATCGTGTCGATCTTCCTCGGAGACCAGCTCGCCGACGTCTTCGACCAGATCGCGAAGGGTGGCGCGACGCGCTCCAAGGAGAGCGGCACGCTGACCATCGGCGTCGACACGCTGCCGGACCTGACCAAGGACCCGGGCGACCGCAACCGGACCTCGCCGTTCGCCTTCACCGGCAACCGGTTCGAGTTCCGCGCGGCCGGTTCGCAGCAGACCGTCGCCGCGCCGATGGTCGTGATCAACACGATCATGGCGGAGGCCCTCGACTACTGCGCGACGCAGCTCGAGACGGCGGTCGCTGCTGGCACCGACTTCAACGAGGCGGTGCAGACCCTGCTCGCCACCATCGTCGCCGACCACGGTGCGGTGATCTTCAACGGCAACGGCTACTCCGACGAGTGGCCGATCGAGGCCGAGCAGCGCGGGCTGAAGAACCTGCGCACCACGGTCGACGCGCTGCCCGAGCTGATCTCGCCCGAGGCCATCGAGCTGTTCGGCAAGTACGCGGTCTTCAACGAGCGCGAGATGCACTCGCGCTACGAGATCGGCCTCGAGCAGTACATCCTCACGGTCGGGGTCGAGGCGAACCTGACGTTGGAGATCGGCACCACCACGATCCTGCCGGCGGCGATCCGCTACCAGACCGAGCTCGCCGCGAACGTCGCTGCCCTCAAGGCGGCCGGTCTGGAGGCCGACCTGTCCACCCTCCAGGCGGTCTCCGCTCCGCTCGCCGACCTGCGCGCGGGTCTGGCCACGCTGGCCGAGCTGATCGGCCACGAGCACGGGGACGACGCGCTCGCGACCGCGACGAAGATCCGTGACGAGGTGCTCCCGGCGATGAACGCGGTCCGTGCGGCCGCCGACACCCTGGAGACCCTGGTCGCCGACGACCTGTGGTCGCTGCCGACGTACCAGGAGATGCTCTACATCCTCTGA